The Terriglobus roseus sequence GCAACATGGCTACCGGCGCCAGCACGGCTGATGTTGCCGTTGTGCTCGTCGACGCGCGGAAGGGCGTGCTCATCCAGTCGCGCCGCCATGCGTACATCACCGCGTTGCTCGGCGTGCGGAATGTCATCGTAGCCGTGAACAAGATGGATCTCGTCGATTACAGCGAGGAGGTCTTCGGAAAGATCCAGCAGGACTTCACCAGGTTCTTCCACGATCTCGACGTCGACGGCAACGACCAGACCACGCTGCACTTCGTCCCGGTGAGCGCACTCGCCGGCGACAACGTCGTCCATAGCAGCAGCAACACTCCGTGGTATCGCGGCCAGACGCTTCTCGGCCTGCTCGAATCGATTCCGTCCTCGCAGGTCAATGTCGACGCACCCTTCCGCATGGCGGTGCAGCGCGTCATTCGTCCCAACCTCGACTTCCGCGGCTTCGCCGGGCAGATCTCCGCAGGCATCATCCGCGTCGGTGACACCATCACCGCACTCCCCAGCGGTAAACACAGCAAGGTGCAACGCATCGTCACCTTCGATGGCGACCTGCCGGAAGCCTTCGCACCACTCTCCGTCACGCTCACCCTCGAAGACGAGATCGACATCAGTCGCGGCGACCTGCTCGTCAACACGGCTGAGCAACCCGTCATCGCGAAGGGTTTCACAGCATCGCTCGTGTGGATGGATGAGACACCGCTGGAACTTGGCAAGCGCTACCTGCTGAAGCAGGGAAGCCGCAGCGTTCCTGCGCAGGTCAGCACACTCGTGCGCACGGTCGATCTGTCAGAAGTGCCCGGCCAGCTAAGCCATCACAAAGCTGCGTCGACACTGTCGATGAACGGCATCGGCAACGTCACCGTCGAAGCCCTGCAGCCGCTCGCGTTCGACACCTATGCAGCGAACCGCCACACCGGCAGCTTCGTCCTCATCGACCTGCAGACCAATGCAACCGTCGCTGCTGGCATGATCCGCAAGGCGGAACTTACAGGCACCCAGGCTGCCGCACAGATCACACGCGACATCATCCTGCACCCCACACACGCACTGCGTCTGCAGGGCAGTGAAGACGCCATCGCAGCGGCCATCGAGGCACTGCGCAGCGCAGGCGCACTCCGGGAGAACGACTAATGGCAGAGCTTCCCATCAACACCGCTGAAGTCGTTTCGCGCGAACACGAAAAGCAGGTTTTGCGCGCAGAGCGTGAGACCGAGCGAGCCGGCGGCGCGCCGCTCCCCAGCGTGCCCATCAACGACACCGCAAACCTGCGCCCCGAACTGCTCGAGCAGTTAGCCCATGTGCGTCAAACACTGCGGGAAGAATTAAGCGCGGTGGGCCCCGATGAGGCCTGCCTCACCTGCAGTTTCCAGGCCGAAGACGTTCTGCTGTTGCACCTCGCGATGGAGCTGCGGCCAGACATCCCTGTACTCTTCCTCGACACCGGCTACCACTTCAAAGAGACCTACGAATACCGCGATCGCATCGCCACCGATTGGCACCTGAACCTCACCAACCTGCTGCCGCGACAGACCGTCCCTCAGCAGGAATCCGAGTTCGGCCTCCTCTACCAGACCGAGCCCAATCGCTGCTGCGGCTTCCGCAAAGTCGAGCCGCTCTTCGACGCCGTCGCGCAGTACAAGGTCTGGCTCACCGGCCTCCGCCGCGAACAGGCACGCTCGCGCACCGCCCTCAAAGAGATCGACGACTTCGCCGTGAAGCCCGGCATCATCGTGCGTAAACTCAGCCCCTTCGCGGACTGGACCACGCGCGATGTCTGGCAGCTCTGCGCCCACTTCAACATCCCGCTGCTGCCGCTCTACGACCTCGGCTACACCAGCATCGGCTGCGAGCCATGTACCACGCTGCCCACCGACCCGAACGATCCTCGTTCCGGCAGATGGGCAGGCAAGAAAGTGGAGTGCGGCATCCATATCCAGGCCACAGAAGATGGCAATCCGGATGCCTCGCACTAAGTAGTTAGCCAAGCGAATGAAATGGCTGACACGGGTACGGAACGCAGCAGCACCGCTGTTTGAAAGCTACGGATGCATTACCTTATTGGCTTCATCATCGCGATGTTCATCGCGCTCACCGGCGTAGGCGCCGGCACGATTACGACACCGCTTTTGATCCTCTTTCTTGGTGTGCCCACCAGCATCGCCGTCACCACGGGGCTGGTCTTCGCCGCATCCGTGAAGTTACTGCTGGTGCCCACGCAGATCCTCCGCAAACAGGTCGCGTGGAAGGTGCTCGGCTGGATGTTGCTGGGTGGTCTGCCCGGCGTTCTGCTCGGCTCCTTCTTCCTCGCACACCTCGTCAGCAAGGGTTCGCAACACTTCATGAACGCCTTGCTGGGCGCGGTGCTGGTGGGCACGGCGATCTACCAGATCTTCTACTCCTTCCGGCCGATCAAGAACCCGCGTGAGATCACCCGCGACGCACCCTGGGCCATGCCACTGCTCATGTTTCCTGTCGGTGCAGAGGTTGGTTTTTCCTCGGCCGGTGCGGGCGCGCTGGGCACTGCGGCTCTGCTCTCACTCACCACGCTGCCACCTGCGCAGGTCGTGGGAACGGACATCCTCTTTGGTTTCCTGGTCGCGGTCATCGGCAGCGGCGTCCACATGTTCAACGGCGCGCATGACACACAGTTGCTGAAGGAGTTGATTATCGGCGGCATCGGCGGCGTCATTGTCGGAACCGTCTCGGCAAAGTTCATCCCGAAGCGCCCGTTGCGCTTCGCGCTGTGGGTCTGGCTGCTTATCATCGGCGTGCAGTTTCTGTACACCAACATGATCAGTGTCGCGAAGTAGCGAAAGCCTCTTCAAAGGTAAAAAGCGCGGGCATCAATGCCCGCGCTTTTTATTGGTCGTACAGTGACTTAATTATTTCCGCACGCATGGTTATAGACCACCGGCTTCTTCCACTCTTCCATGGTCGCAAACAGGATGCAGTTCGCGCCGGTCTCAGTGTTCACGCGCCACGTCAGATTCCCCTGGCGATAGACCTGGAACTTGCCAGTGCCGGTGAAGGCCGCGCCATTCGGCGGGTTCGGCTGGATGCTGTCTGTCGCGGTAGTCGGCCGGTTCTCAATAGCCGCGCGAGGTTTCTGCGCGGGTGCCGGCGTTTGTTCGGCAGTGGGAGTCGGATCGTCTTTCACCGTGTCCGCGCCGGTGTCATCAATCTTGATGGCGCCATCCGCAGCCTGCGTCGCCAGATGCCGCTGGTAGGCGTAATACCCCAGGTAGAGCGCCAACAAAACCACGACAATTCCGAAAATTCGCTTCCCCATGTCACCCTCAAGGTACCATCGGCGCGTTGTGTCGGCAGTACCACTTTTGATCCGGCAAATCACCCTCCGATCAGATCGGCGTCGCACCAGCAGCTATTTTCCAGGGCCACTCCAAGACGTGAGGCGTAAAATCAATACGTGCCGAAGTATTCCATTGTCGTCCCGTTTCATAACGAGGAAGAAAACGTAACTGCGCTTTATGACCGTCTGAAAGACGTCATGGAGCATGTGGGCGAGACCTTCGAGATGATCCTCGTCGACGATGGCTCGCGCGATCGCACCTATCGCCTG is a genomic window containing:
- a CDS encoding sulfite exporter TauE/SafE family protein; protein product: MHYLIGFIIAMFIALTGVGAGTITTPLLILFLGVPTSIAVTTGLVFAASVKLLLVPTQILRKQVAWKVLGWMLLGGLPGVLLGSFFLAHLVSKGSQHFMNALLGAVLVGTAIYQIFYSFRPIKNPREITRDAPWAMPLLMFPVGAEVGFSSAGAGALGTAALLSLTTLPPAQVVGTDILFGFLVAVIGSGVHMFNGAHDTQLLKELIIGGIGGVIVGTVSAKFIPKRPLRFALWVWLLIIGVQFLYTNMISVAK
- the cysN gene encoding sulfate adenylyltransferase subunit CysN, which codes for MSALNNDLVELKLDSTSHASNDQAANGAPSGEPESWNPNIALHNPHLGQTPEPEPIHVSAEFAANFNISDYLAEERGKDLLRFSTAGSVDDGKSTLIGRLLYDTQSVYDDQIQSIEGKGTTAPGVLDLALLTDGLRAEREQGITIDVAYRYFSTARRKFIIADTPGHEQYTRNMATGASTADVAVVLVDARKGVLIQSRRHAYITALLGVRNVIVAVNKMDLVDYSEEVFGKIQQDFTRFFHDLDVDGNDQTTLHFVPVSALAGDNVVHSSSNTPWYRGQTLLGLLESIPSSQVNVDAPFRMAVQRVIRPNLDFRGFAGQISAGIIRVGDTITALPSGKHSKVQRIVTFDGDLPEAFAPLSVTLTLEDEIDISRGDLLVNTAEQPVIAKGFTASLVWMDETPLELGKRYLLKQGSRSVPAQVSTLVRTVDLSEVPGQLSHHKAASTLSMNGIGNVTVEALQPLAFDTYAANRHTGSFVLIDLQTNATVAAGMIRKAELTGTQAAAQITRDIILHPTHALRLQGSEDAIAAAIEALRSAGALREND
- a CDS encoding phosphoadenylyl-sulfate reductase; this translates as MAELPINTAEVVSREHEKQVLRAERETERAGGAPLPSVPINDTANLRPELLEQLAHVRQTLREELSAVGPDEACLTCSFQAEDVLLLHLAMELRPDIPVLFLDTGYHFKETYEYRDRIATDWHLNLTNLLPRQTVPQQESEFGLLYQTEPNRCCGFRKVEPLFDAVAQYKVWLTGLRREQARSRTALKEIDDFAVKPGIIVRKLSPFADWTTRDVWQLCAHFNIPLLPLYDLGYTSIGCEPCTTLPTDPNDPRSGRWAGKKVECGIHIQATEDGNPDASH